In a single window of the Pelagibacterium sp. 26DY04 genome:
- a CDS encoding glycosyltransferase, giving the protein MRFVFYTHSLVSDWNHGNAHFLRGLMRVLTSKGCSCLALEPEDSWSRTNLEKAHGRGYAARFGQAFPTLSSQQYGAGFDHRAALDGADVVMVHEWTDPELIAEIGRIRKEGGTFTLLFHDTHHRAVSAERQIADLMLENYDGILAFGETLRQRYLDAGRGRQVFTFHEAADVDLFHPLPLIERQRDLVWIGNWGDGERTAELEEFLIAPARELGLTGTVHGVRYPDRAIDLLAQAGLDYQGWLPNAEVPRVFANHRFTVHVPRRPYVQALPGIPTIRVFEALACGIPLISAPWRDEENLFRPGEDFLFARNGEEVRAHMRDLLADPERGRALAQCGLETIRNRHTCAHRVDQLFDIVRQLDGNGAATRGAA; this is encoded by the coding sequence TCCGACTGGAACCACGGCAATGCGCACTTCCTGCGTGGACTGATGCGCGTGCTGACCTCGAAGGGATGTTCCTGTCTCGCGCTCGAGCCTGAGGACTCCTGGAGCCGCACCAATCTCGAAAAGGCTCACGGGCGAGGTTATGCCGCCCGGTTCGGCCAAGCCTTTCCCACCCTTTCCAGCCAGCAATATGGCGCCGGCTTCGACCATCGCGCGGCGCTCGATGGCGCCGATGTGGTTATGGTTCACGAGTGGACCGACCCCGAGCTCATTGCCGAGATCGGGCGCATTCGCAAAGAGGGAGGCACCTTCACTCTCCTCTTTCACGATACCCACCACCGGGCGGTTTCGGCCGAACGCCAGATCGCCGATCTGATGCTGGAAAACTATGACGGCATCCTCGCCTTCGGGGAAACGCTGCGCCAGCGCTATCTCGACGCCGGTCGGGGGCGGCAGGTCTTCACCTTCCACGAAGCTGCCGATGTCGACCTTTTTCACCCCCTGCCACTGATCGAACGCCAGCGCGATCTTGTGTGGATCGGCAATTGGGGCGACGGCGAACGTACCGCCGAGCTTGAGGAGTTCCTGATTGCCCCGGCGCGCGAACTGGGGCTTACCGGGACCGTCCATGGCGTCCGCTACCCCGACCGGGCGATTGACCTGCTGGCCCAGGCCGGTCTGGATTATCAAGGCTGGCTGCCCAATGCCGAAGTGCCGCGCGTCTTTGCCAACCACCGCTTCACGGTTCACGTCCCGCGCCGGCCCTACGTCCAGGCGCTGCCGGGCATTCCCACGATCCGCGTCTTTGAAGCGCTCGCCTGTGGCATTCCGCTGATCTCGGCCCCCTGGCGGGACGAGGAGAACCTGTTCCGCCCGGGCGAGGATTTCCTTTTCGCGCGCAACGGCGAGGAGGTGCGGGCCCATATGCGAGACCTTCTTGCCGACCCTGAGCGCGGCCGCGCGCTGGCCCAATGCGGGCTCGAAACCATTCGAAACAGGCACACCTGCGCCCACCGCGTCGACCAGCTTTTCGACATCGTCCGCCAGCTCGATGGCAATGGCGCAGCCACCAGGGGGGCAGCATGA